In Natronomonas halophila, one DNA window encodes the following:
- a CDS encoding VOC family protein — protein MLGACRWLALEVKYPEPVVDFYRRVLDTPVVAESEREVAVAVGGGSELRFRRPDGVPRGGLHTHYALSCPSNAYDAWWDRLDEEFDLQEMDFGGMRSLYFYDPADNCVEVGSRADPTDSGDPELSGIFEVVFEVEDLPTAESFYTDLGFEVVDRGEDRKRTRLTTGPFDIELWEPHLGLANARGGVHVDVGVVSQNPVQAADSVAARVTRRERVEEGLRIRDPDGHYLTLVDQ, from the coding sequence ATGCTGGGTGCCTGTCGCTGGCTGGCGCTTGAGGTCAAGTATCCCGAGCCTGTCGTCGACTTCTACCGGCGGGTTCTCGATACGCCCGTCGTCGCCGAATCCGAACGCGAGGTCGCAGTTGCCGTGGGCGGCGGCTCCGAACTCCGATTCCGTCGACCGGACGGCGTTCCACGGGGCGGCCTCCATACGCACTACGCGCTTTCGTGTCCGTCCAACGCCTACGACGCGTGGTGGGACCGACTCGACGAGGAGTTCGACCTACAGGAGATGGATTTCGGCGGGATGCGTTCGTTGTATTTCTACGACCCGGCGGACAACTGCGTCGAAGTCGGGAGTCGGGCCGACCCCACCGACTCCGGCGACCCGGAGCTTTCGGGCATCTTCGAGGTGGTCTTCGAGGTCGAGGACCTGCCGACCGCCGAATCTTTTTATACCGACCTCGGGTTCGAAGTCGTCGACAGGGGCGAAGACCGCAAGCGGACGCGGCTGACGACCGGTCCGTTCGATATCGAACTGTGGGAGCCGCATCTCGGCCTCGCCAACGCTCGCGGCGGCGTCCACGTCGACGTCGGCGTCGTCTCACAGAATCCCGTGCAAGCAGCCGATTCGGTCGCTGCACGCGTGACCAGACGGGAGCGGGTCGAGGAAGGCCTTCGGATTCGCGACCCGGACGGGCATTATCTGACGCTCGTCGACCAGTAG
- a CDS encoding mechanosensitive ion channel domain-containing protein: MVSVREWFSGLSIPEQNLTIAVAVLLAGLILGAATAWLVRRILMAFGVGEAVEGTPFERTARRLGSSTVRILAWLCGLFVFIVAAIYAAGTMDILPSAAFLTELRTFLPQLFIAVLVVIVGILLADKAELLVGERLRSIKLPEVTLLPTLVKFSILYIAALIALSQLGVATGALLVLLAAYAFGIVLLSGLAFKDLLSSAAAGIYLLLTEPYSIGDEVEIDGNRGIVQEVDVFVTYVESEGEEYMIPNRKVLRDGAMRVRS, from the coding sequence ATGGTATCGGTCCGCGAGTGGTTTTCCGGTCTGTCGATACCCGAACAGAACCTCACAATCGCGGTTGCGGTGCTGCTGGCCGGCCTCATTCTGGGGGCAGCGACGGCGTGGCTGGTTCGCCGCATTCTGATGGCCTTCGGCGTCGGTGAGGCCGTCGAAGGCACGCCGTTCGAACGGACCGCTCGCCGCCTCGGCAGTTCGACCGTACGCATTCTCGCATGGCTCTGTGGCCTGTTCGTCTTCATCGTCGCTGCCATCTACGCGGCCGGGACGATGGATATACTCCCCTCCGCCGCGTTCCTGACCGAACTCAGAACCTTCCTCCCGCAACTGTTCATCGCCGTCCTCGTCGTCATCGTCGGCATCCTGCTGGCCGACAAGGCCGAACTCCTCGTCGGCGAACGGCTCCGAAGCATCAAACTCCCCGAGGTGACGCTGCTGCCGACGCTGGTGAAGTTTTCCATCCTGTATATCGCCGCGCTCATCGCCCTCTCACAACTCGGCGTCGCGACGGGCGCGCTGCTCGTGTTGCTCGCGGCCTACGCCTTCGGCATCGTCCTCCTCAGCGGCCTCGCGTTCAAGGACCTGCTGTCGTCGGCCGCCGCCGGCATCTATCTCCTGTTGACCGAACCCTACAGCATCGGCGACGAGGTCGAAATCGACGGCAATCGCGGCATCGTCCAGGAGGTCGACGTCTTCGTCACCTACGTCGAAAGCGAAGGCGAGGAGTACATGATTCCGAATCGGAAGGTCCTCCGGGACGGCGCGATGCGGGTCCGGAGTTGA
- a CDS encoding type 1 glutamine amidotransferase domain-containing protein — protein sequence MTSALFVVSEEGYWGEECVEPLTTLEDAGIDVTVATPTGGEPVIDEGSADPEEVGEETAERVREVDENHPKLNNPIPLARATPGEHDVVVFPGGHGTEWDITQDRHARQLLLDAVAGDEGLALVVCHAVGILGFTREADGSYLVKDREVTGFPNAWEEDIVDEFDRLPDGRKLPYWVEDEVKAVGGEWDAELDADTSVKVDGDLITARGPASSAAAARTLLDELGE from the coding sequence ATGACTTCTGCACTATTCGTCGTCAGCGAAGAGGGCTACTGGGGCGAGGAATGCGTCGAGCCGCTGACCACGCTGGAAGACGCCGGCATCGACGTAACCGTCGCGACGCCGACCGGCGGCGAACCCGTCATCGACGAGGGGTCCGCGGACCCCGAGGAGGTCGGCGAGGAGACGGCCGAACGGGTCCGCGAGGTCGACGAGAACCACCCCAAACTGAACAACCCGATTCCGCTCGCGCGGGCGACGCCCGGCGAGCACGACGTCGTCGTCTTCCCCGGTGGCCACGGGACCGAGTGGGACATCACGCAGGACCGCCACGCCCGCCAACTCCTGCTGGATGCGGTCGCCGGCGACGAGGGCCTCGCGCTCGTCGTCTGCCACGCCGTCGGCATCCTCGGGTTCACTCGCGAAGCCGATGGATCCTATCTCGTCAAGGACCGCGAGGTCACCGGCTTCCCGAACGCGTGGGAGGAGGACATCGTCGACGAGTTCGACCGCCTGCCCGACGGCCGCAAACTCCCCTATTGGGTCGAAGACGAGGTCAAGGCCGTCGGCGGCGAGTGGGACGCCGAACTCGACGCCGACACGAGCGTGAAAGTCGACGGCGACCTGATTACCGCCCGTGGTCCGGCCTCTTCGGCGGCCGCCGCACGGACGCTGCTGGACGAACTCGGCGAGTAA
- a CDS encoding DUF5779 family protein, protein MSDLDLDLQTAEGELDEPENGGRVVLGVLDGTTDPLEWVEHVENDDILVLNVEGDLNELAAPFARDIRDLGGELMHFRDFLVVSPPGRDIDTDRLE, encoded by the coding sequence ATGAGCGATTTAGACCTCGATTTACAGACGGCGGAGGGCGAACTCGACGAACCCGAAAACGGCGGCCGGGTCGTCCTCGGCGTCCTCGATGGAACGACTGACCCCCTCGAATGGGTCGAACACGTCGAAAACGACGACATCCTCGTGTTGAACGTCGAGGGCGACCTGAACGAACTCGCGGCACCCTTCGCCCGCGACATCCGTGACCTCGGCGGCGAACTCATGCACTTCCGGGACTTCCTCGTGGTCTCGCCGCCGGGGCGGGACATCGACACTGACCGACTGGAATAA
- a CDS encoding Rdx family protein, which translates to MVHINVEYCAPCRLGGEAVTTQRVLSDRLRKYDEIEAISLDPSGERTFQVNVNGESVWRADPSDDIDPMEAVAAVRERLSA; encoded by the coding sequence GTGGTACACATCAACGTCGAGTATTGCGCACCCTGTCGCCTCGGTGGCGAGGCGGTGACGACACAGCGCGTTCTTTCGGACCGGTTGCGGAAATACGACGAAATCGAGGCCATCTCGCTGGACCCTTCCGGCGAACGTACCTTCCAAGTCAACGTCAACGGCGAGTCCGTCTGGCGGGCCGACCCGAGCGACGATATCGACCCGATGGAGGCGGTCGCCGCGGTCCGAGAGCGTCTCTCCGCATAG
- the aglJ gene encoding S-layer glycoprotein N-glycosyltransferase AglJ, with translation MPDRDDVCVLLPTLNEAETIGTVIDGFREAGFDHILVVDGDSEDDTRTIAREHGADVIIQSGSGKGQAVREGVDHIDQPYVLMADGDGTYRPEDADQMLDPLFDGRADHVIGNRFADMEDGAMTRLNKVGNRLINRLFGVVHGRKLKDILSGYRAFTRESFERFQLDADGFGIETELAVECVRQGLETDVVPIRYRARPGGSETNLHPLKDGGRIILTLYTLARTNNPIFYFGSVAFVGMFLGVGLGGFVGYEYFVNGISREVMALLSAFTILLSVQILMFGVLSDVIVTVNREQARRLDDISDRLRDIEDD, from the coding sequence ATGCCCGACCGCGACGACGTGTGTGTCCTCCTGCCGACGCTTAACGAGGCCGAGACCATCGGGACCGTCATCGACGGGTTCCGCGAGGCCGGGTTCGACCATATCCTCGTCGTCGACGGCGACTCCGAAGACGATACGCGAACCATCGCTCGCGAGCACGGTGCGGACGTCATCATCCAGTCGGGAAGCGGCAAGGGACAGGCCGTCCGCGAAGGCGTCGACCACATCGACCAGCCTTACGTGCTGATGGCCGACGGCGACGGGACCTATCGGCCCGAAGATGCTGACCAGATGCTGGACCCGCTGTTCGACGGGCGGGCCGACCACGTCATCGGAAACCGCTTTGCGGACATGGAAGACGGCGCGATGACGCGGCTCAACAAGGTCGGCAACCGCCTGATAAACCGCCTGTTCGGCGTGGTTCACGGTCGGAAACTGAAGGACATCCTCTCTGGGTATCGGGCATTCACCCGCGAGTCCTTCGAGCGGTTCCAGTTGGACGCCGACGGGTTCGGTATCGAGACCGAACTGGCCGTCGAATGCGTCCGGCAGGGCCTTGAGACGGACGTCGTCCCGATTCGCTACCGGGCCCGCCCCGGCGGGTCGGAGACGAACCTCCACCCACTGAAGGACGGTGGGCGAATCATCCTGACCCTCTATACGCTCGCACGCACGAACAACCCGATTTTCTACTTCGGGAGCGTCGCCTTCGTCGGGATGTTCCTCGGCGTCGGCCTCGGCGGGTTCGTCGGCTACGAGTACTTCGTTAACGGCATTTCCCGGGAGGTTATGGCGCTTTTGTCGGCGTTCACGATTCTCCTGTCGGTCCAGATTCTGATGTTCGGCGTCCTTTCGGACGTCATCGTTACGGTCAACCGCGAGCAGGCCCGGCGACTCGACGACATCTCCGACCGACTCCGCGATATCGAGGACGACTAG
- a CDS encoding glycine zipper domain-containing protein: MRSRIKTAVGRAKYAAIGAAIGAAVGGLLSRNAASTGGAVGGLAGATLGETRVSAETSFAELKQKVQSEVAAED, encoded by the coding sequence ATGCGCTCTCGCATCAAGACGGCAGTCGGTCGCGCGAAATACGCAGCCATCGGCGCCGCTATCGGGGCGGCCGTCGGTGGCCTGCTGAGCCGAAACGCGGCGAGTACTGGCGGCGCCGTCGGCGGCCTCGCCGGAGCCACGCTCGGTGAAACGCGGGTCTCTGCCGAAACGTCGTTTGCCGAACTGAAGCAGAAAGTTCAGAGCGAAGTCGCGGCCGAGGACTGA
- a CDS encoding acyltransferase translates to MTNGDDTVDDSEGDETAGERRHDRLARHPTPGPGNSLMSWPDAKHPLRVAFNYAFIVAARHSPSLRLKNWLLSRIGVDVESGVSWGLESTPDVFWPELVTVEEDAIVGYDATLLCHEFLQDEYRTGEVHVGERAMIGAGAIVLPGVTIGDEAQVAANSLVTEDVPPGETWAGVPAEPVGESDIEDV, encoded by the coding sequence GTGACGAACGGCGACGACACGGTGGACGATTCGGAGGGAGACGAAACGGCCGGCGAGCGGCGCCACGACCGACTGGCGCGCCACCCGACGCCCGGCCCCGGCAACTCCCTCATGTCGTGGCCCGACGCCAAGCATCCCCTTCGGGTCGCGTTCAACTACGCCTTTATCGTCGCGGCCCGCCACTCGCCGAGCCTTCGCCTCAAGAACTGGCTACTCAGTCGCATCGGCGTCGACGTCGAGTCTGGTGTCTCGTGGGGACTGGAATCGACGCCGGACGTCTTCTGGCCGGAACTCGTGACCGTCGAAGAGGACGCCATCGTCGGCTACGACGCGACGCTGCTGTGCCACGAGTTCCTGCAGGACGAATACCGAACTGGGGAAGTCCACGTCGGCGAGCGAGCGATGATCGGAGCAGGTGCTATCGTCCTCCCGGGTGTGACTATCGGCGACGAGGCACAGGTCGCGGCCAACTCGCTCGTTACCGAGGACGTCCCACCGGGCGAGACGTGGGCGGGCGTGCCGGCCGAACCGGTCGGCGAGAGCGACATCGAGGACGTATAA
- a CDS encoding ribbon-helix-helix domain-containing protein has product MTDYTTVSIPKELADRVEETIEGTSFSSTSDLVRFLLRSIVIQHQQHDELTEADFDEITEQLQELGYLE; this is encoded by the coding sequence ATGACCGATTACACGACGGTGTCCATCCCCAAGGAGTTGGCCGACCGCGTCGAGGAAACCATCGAGGGAACGAGCTTTTCGTCGACGAGCGACCTCGTCCGCTTTCTCCTGCGGAGCATCGTTATCCAGCACCAACAGCACGATGAACTGACCGAAGCCGACTTCGACGAGATTACCGAGCAACTGCAGGAACTCGGCTACCTGGAGTAA
- a CDS encoding acyl-CoA carboxylase subunit beta has protein sequence MEIKIDDETDEEIAQAIATAVSEHLGRGVELVDKGGGKLAEAGENWSEEGAVITEREEAIREDIEAIMSGGPERGFDKIDNLGKVFARDRLDMIFDEIEYEDGSFARYGDDDELPADGLITGIGTIDGRKVAFTANDYTVKAGSLGQMGVEKVIRIQERAMDLGIPMLRLVDSTGARLNAEEREPGDTHMDRYRGGKMFYNQCRMSGEIPQIGVLYGPDVAGSAYTPVFCDYLIMVEEISGMAIASPRIVEAMTGEQVDMQALGGPQVHAEESGSADLVVPDEETAAENAQEILKLLPQNYGEDPPEKTAKPPKKNPYSLDDIIPDEPNKAYDVTEVIDRVVDRDSFIEMKPDFAPELVTGLGRIDGQVVGIVANNPEHVSGAIFPDSADKGAGFVWTCDAYNIPLVYLCDTPGYMIGSQVEKEGVLRKGRKFIYATSNAQVPKFCVITRKAYGAGIYAMAGPSFGPDATLALPSAEISVMGPDAAVHALFGGQIEDMEGDAKDAFIESAKQEFDKYIDIKKQASKMQVDELIPAGDLREQLEVRLDTYRTKQRDDRPRHHGTVFF, from the coding sequence ATGGAAATCAAAATCGACGACGAAACCGACGAGGAGATCGCACAGGCCATCGCAACGGCTGTCTCGGAGCATCTGGGCCGCGGCGTGGAATTAGTGGACAAAGGCGGCGGCAAACTCGCCGAGGCCGGCGAAAACTGGAGCGAGGAAGGCGCCGTTATCACCGAGCGCGAGGAGGCCATCCGCGAGGATATCGAGGCCATCATGTCCGGCGGGCCCGAGCGCGGATTCGACAAAATCGACAACCTCGGGAAGGTCTTCGCCCGCGACCGCCTCGACATGATCTTCGACGAAATCGAGTACGAGGACGGCTCCTTCGCCCGCTACGGCGACGACGACGAACTCCCCGCCGACGGCCTCATCACCGGCATCGGGACCATCGACGGCCGGAAGGTCGCCTTCACCGCCAACGACTACACCGTCAAAGCCGGCTCGCTCGGCCAGATGGGCGTCGAGAAGGTCATCCGCATCCAGGAACGCGCGATGGACCTCGGTATCCCCATGCTCCGCCTCGTCGACTCGACGGGCGCCCGACTCAACGCCGAGGAACGCGAACCCGGCGACACCCACATGGACCGATACCGTGGCGGCAAGATGTTCTACAATCAGTGTCGGATGTCCGGCGAAATCCCGCAAATCGGCGTCCTCTACGGCCCCGACGTCGCCGGGTCGGCCTACACCCCCGTCTTCTGTGACTACCTCATCATGGTCGAGGAGATTTCGGGTATGGCCATCGCCTCGCCACGCATCGTCGAGGCGATGACCGGCGAACAGGTCGATATGCAGGCGCTCGGCGGCCCGCAGGTCCACGCCGAGGAGTCCGGCAGCGCCGACCTCGTCGTCCCCGACGAGGAGACCGCCGCCGAGAATGCCCAGGAAATCCTCAAACTCCTCCCGCAGAACTACGGCGAGGACCCGCCGGAAAAGACCGCCAAACCGCCGAAGAAGAACCCCTACAGCCTCGACGACATCATCCCGGACGAACCGAACAAGGCCTACGACGTCACCGAGGTCATCGACCGCGTCGTCGACCGGGATTCCTTCATCGAGATGAAGCCCGATTTCGCGCCGGAACTCGTCACCGGCCTCGGGCGCATCGACGGCCAAGTCGTCGGCATCGTCGCCAACAACCCCGAACACGTTTCGGGCGCCATCTTCCCCGATTCCGCGGACAAGGGCGCCGGGTTCGTCTGGACCTGCGACGCCTACAACATCCCTCTCGTCTACCTCTGCGACACGCCGGGCTACATGATCGGCTCACAGGTCGAAAAGGAGGGCGTCCTCCGAAAAGGCCGCAAATTCATCTACGCCACCTCGAACGCCCAAGTGCCGAAGTTCTGTGTCATCACCCGCAAGGCCTACGGCGCCGGCATCTACGCGATGGCCGGGCCCTCCTTCGGCCCCGACGCGACGCTCGCGCTCCCATCCGCCGAAATATCCGTTATGGGCCCCGACGCCGCCGTCCACGCCCTCTTCGGCGGCCAAATCGAGGACATGGAGGGCGACGCCAAGGACGCCTTCATCGAATCGGCCAAACAGGAGTTCGACAAGTACATCGACATCAAAAAGCAGGCCAGCAAGATGCAGGTCGACGAACTGATTCCCGCGGGTGACCTTCGCGAGCAACTGGAAGTCCGCCTCGACACCTACCGGACGAAGCAGCGAGACGACAGGCCGCGGCATCACGGGACCGTTTTCTTTTAA
- a CDS encoding DEAD/DEAH box helicase — MTDDAATDPPTETDADADSEDDPGPSADESPVDIDTFYDALEDRARPVVTASEVARIADCSQAEAAKALQQLADDGRLTRFDAERDPVVWFPSDYRETAARERLTVFPKRREIIADQPTQFTRARLSQFAHLRDTNHESGYIYEVREQDIWNVPHETYEELRTTMRSALGGRYEALEEWVEGQWERAHKFRLATHEDGYVVLEAQSADLLGNVAEQHLADGVLRARIGDTTAWVADDKTAEVKRTLYEAGYPVQDHRDLETGDALPVELTLDLRPYQADWVQRFADAKSGVLVGPPGSGKTVAALGIMADIKGETLILVPSRDLASQWHERILEDTNLTPDQIGEYHGGSKEIRPVTIATYQTAGMDRHRMLFDSRKWGLIVYDECQHIPSPVSRRSADLQTKHRLGLSATPIREDDKEQQIYTLIGPPIGTDWEALFEAGYVAEPEVELRYLPWASEMHRNEYGSSEGHEKRQLAATNPAKVQEIQAILRANRGSKAIIFVEFIDQGDAIAEALNVPFISGETPHARRSRLFGEFRSGSLDTIVVSRVGDEGIDLPDTEVAIAASGLGGSRRQGAQRAGRTMRPVGKARMYVLATRGTREEDFARQRTQHLAARGVRVREAEPEAFSGGRVAGEDDETATLNGPEEGTAADEDAASDEE, encoded by the coding sequence GTGACTGACGACGCCGCCACGGACCCCCCGACGGAGACTGACGCAGACGCCGATAGCGAGGACGACCCCGGGCCATCGGCCGATGAGTCGCCGGTCGACATCGACACCTTCTACGACGCGCTTGAGGACCGCGCCCGCCCGGTCGTGACCGCCAGCGAAGTCGCCCGTATCGCCGACTGCTCACAGGCCGAGGCGGCAAAAGCCCTGCAGCAGCTCGCCGACGATGGCCGTCTCACGCGCTTCGACGCCGAGCGGGACCCCGTCGTCTGGTTCCCGAGCGACTACCGCGAGACGGCGGCCCGCGAACGCCTGACAGTCTTCCCGAAGCGCCGGGAGATTATCGCCGACCAGCCAACCCAGTTCACCCGTGCGCGACTCTCGCAGTTCGCTCATCTCCGGGATACGAACCACGAATCCGGTTACATCTACGAGGTCCGCGAACAGGACATCTGGAACGTCCCACACGAGACCTACGAGGAGTTGCGGACGACGATGCGGTCGGCCCTCGGTGGCCGCTACGAGGCCCTCGAAGAGTGGGTCGAAGGCCAGTGGGAGCGGGCCCACAAGTTCCGGCTTGCGACCCACGAGGACGGCTACGTCGTCCTCGAGGCCCAGAGCGCAGACCTGCTCGGCAACGTCGCCGAACAGCACCTCGCCGACGGCGTGTTGCGGGCCCGCATCGGCGATACCACCGCGTGGGTCGCCGACGACAAGACGGCCGAAGTCAAGCGCACGCTCTACGAGGCCGGCTATCCCGTACAGGACCACCGAGACCTCGAAACCGGCGACGCTCTGCCCGTCGAACTCACCCTCGACCTCCGGCCGTATCAGGCCGACTGGGTCCAGCGCTTCGCGGACGCCAAATCGGGCGTTCTCGTCGGCCCGCCGGGGTCGGGCAAGACCGTCGCCGCGCTCGGCATCATGGCCGACATCAAAGGTGAGACGCTGATTCTGGTTCCCTCCCGCGATTTGGCGAGCCAATGGCACGAGCGCATCCTCGAAGACACCAATCTCACACCGGACCAGATCGGCGAGTACCACGGCGGGTCGAAGGAAATCCGGCCGGTCACCATCGCCACCTACCAGACGGCAGGGATGGACCGCCATCGGATGCTCTTCGACTCCCGGAAGTGGGGCCTCATCGTCTACGACGAGTGCCAGCACATCCCCTCGCCGGTCAGTCGCCGAAGCGCCGACTTACAGACCAAGCATCGCCTCGGTCTCTCGGCGACGCCGATTCGGGAAGACGACAAGGAACAGCAGATTTACACCCTCATCGGGCCGCCCATCGGCACCGACTGGGAGGCGCTGTTCGAGGCCGGCTACGTCGCCGAACCCGAGGTGGAACTCCGATACCTCCCGTGGGCTTCGGAGATGCACCGCAACGAGTACGGCTCCAGCGAGGGCCACGAGAAACGCCAACTCGCGGCGACCAACCCCGCGAAGGTTCAGGAGATTCAGGCCATCCTCCGGGCCAACCGCGGTTCGAAGGCCATCATCTTCGTCGAGTTCATCGACCAGGGCGACGCCATCGCCGAGGCGCTGAACGTCCCATTTATAAGCGGCGAGACGCCGCACGCCCGCCGGAGCCGGCTGTTCGGTGAGTTCCGCTCGGGGTCGCTGGATACCATCGTCGTCTCGCGGGTCGGCGACGAGGGCATCGACCTACCCGACACCGAAGTCGCCATTGCGGCCTCGGGACTGGGTGGCTCGCGACGACAGGGCGCCCAGCGCGCGGGGCGGACGATGCGACCCGTCGGGAAAGCACGGATGTACGTCCTCGCGACGCGCGGCACGCGCGAGGAGGATTTCGCCCGCCAGCGCACCCAGCATCTCGCGGCACGCGGCGTCAGGGTCCGTGAGGCCGAACCCGAGGCCTTCAGCGGCGGGCGCGTCGCCGGCGAGGACGACGAGACGGCGACGCTCAACGGGCCGGAAGAAGGAACGGCAGCCGACGAGGACGCCGCCAGCGACGAGGAGTAA
- the dacZ gene encoding diadenylate cyclase DacZ — translation MSELGDLIDDIVADVDSVFLFSPSGSIYERFAETDTPTVVVSPENAVDAEQYVELPLEFEDMRDRIRFGIEGALENEFVEEGDYVACAAKMFAEDLDTVTRVRVGDFEHSGVYDLFVNTRPEPGVIRDVLEVAIELGKKGQKGKQVGALFVVGDAGKVMNKSRPLSYNPFEKSHVHVGDPIVNVMLKEFSRLDGAFVISDSGKIVSAYRYLEPSAEGVDIPKGLGARHMAAGAITRDTNAVAIVLSESDALVRAFTGGEIVLELDPEDY, via the coding sequence ATGAGTGAACTCGGGGACCTGATAGACGATATCGTCGCGGACGTGGACAGCGTGTTTCTGTTTTCCCCGAGCGGCTCGATCTACGAGCGGTTCGCCGAAACGGACACGCCTACGGTCGTTGTTTCGCCGGAAAACGCCGTCGACGCCGAGCAGTACGTCGAGTTACCCCTCGAATTCGAGGACATGCGGGACCGCATCCGGTTCGGCATCGAGGGCGCGCTCGAAAACGAGTTCGTCGAGGAGGGCGACTACGTCGCCTGCGCGGCGAAGATGTTCGCCGAGGACCTCGATACCGTTACGCGCGTCCGCGTCGGCGATTTCGAACACTCGGGCGTCTACGACCTCTTCGTCAACACCCGCCCGGAACCCGGCGTCATCCGGGACGTGCTGGAGGTCGCCATCGAACTCGGCAAGAAGGGCCAGAAGGGCAAACAGGTCGGCGCGCTGTTCGTCGTCGGCGACGCCGGCAAGGTGATGAACAAGTCCCGCCCGCTGTCGTACAACCCCTTCGAGAAGAGTCACGTCCACGTCGGCGACCCCATCGTGAACGTGATGCTCAAGGAATTCTCCCGCCTCGACGGCGCCTTCGTCATCAGCGACTCGGGGAAAATCGTCTCCGCCTACCGCTATCTCGAACCTTCGGCGGAAGGCGTCGACATCCCGAAGGGCCTCGGTGCCCGCCACATGGCGGCCGGCGCCATCACGCGTGATACGAACGCCGTCGCCATCGTCCTCTCGGAGTCCGACGCGCTCGTTCGAGCCTTCACGGGCGGCGAGATCGTCCTCGAACTGGACCCGGAGGATTACTGA
- a CDS encoding acyl-CoA dehydrogenase family protein, which translates to MARGETELHDLIRESVQGIADDFDREYWREHIEEKEFPEEYWQALADDGWLGVTIPEEYGGEGLGMLEMSIIIEELSRGGGQGGIIFVLTPVFGGIGIQRHGSEEQKEEYLPKIADGEMKFCMALTEPEAGTNTLNISTHAEEVEDGTFHVNGQKTFISGVENADSMLLVARTSEFDKSNPTHGVTLFVVDDPAERDGISLSELDTAVPWFERQYQVTYDDLEVTEDDILGTKDGGLYLLWDTLNTERLAGAASALGGGLRAIDLAVDYAGDRNVFGQPIGAHQAIQHPIAESYAKLMAAREILYKGANKWDDEEECGLEANVAKLLASQAGTEAADRAIQAHGGNGFTHEYEVYDIWQNLRLTQTAPVSNEMVLNYIGEHELGLPRSY; encoded by the coding sequence ATGGCACGAGGCGAGACGGAACTCCACGACCTCATCCGGGAATCGGTACAGGGAATCGCAGACGATTTCGACCGCGAGTACTGGCGCGAACACATCGAGGAAAAGGAGTTCCCAGAAGAGTACTGGCAGGCGCTGGCCGACGATGGCTGGCTCGGCGTCACCATCCCCGAGGAGTACGGCGGCGAGGGCCTCGGCATGCTGGAGATGAGTATCATCATCGAGGAACTGTCCCGCGGTGGCGGACAGGGCGGCATCATCTTCGTTCTCACGCCCGTCTTCGGCGGCATCGGCATCCAGCGGCACGGCAGCGAGGAACAGAAGGAGGAGTACCTCCCGAAAATCGCCGACGGCGAGATGAAGTTCTGCATGGCGCTGACCGAACCCGAGGCCGGGACGAACACGCTCAACATCTCCACCCACGCCGAGGAAGTCGAGGACGGCACCTTCCACGTCAACGGTCAAAAGACGTTCATCAGCGGCGTCGAGAACGCCGATTCGATGCTCCTTGTCGCCCGGACCTCGGAGTTCGACAAGTCGAACCCGACCCACGGCGTGACGCTCTTCGTCGTCGACGACCCCGCCGAGCGCGACGGCATCAGCCTCTCGGAACTGGATACGGCCGTCCCGTGGTTCGAACGCCAGTATCAGGTCACCTACGACGACCTCGAGGTCACCGAGGACGACATCCTCGGGACGAAGGACGGCGGCCTCTATCTCCTGTGGGACACCCTCAACACCGAACGTCTCGCCGGCGCGGCCTCCGCGCTCGGCGGCGGCCTCCGGGCTATCGACCTCGCGGTCGATTACGCGGGCGACCGCAACGTCTTCGGCCAACCCATCGGCGCCCATCAGGCCATCCAGCACCCCATCGCCGAATCCTACGCCAAACTCATGGCCGCTCGCGAGATTCTTTATAAGGGCGCAAACAAGTGGGACGACGAGGAGGAGTGTGGACTCGAAGCCAACGTCGCCAAACTGCTGGCCTCGCAGGCCGGCACCGAGGCCGCCGACCGGGCCATTCAGGCCCACGGCGGCAACGGGTTCACTCACGAATACGAAGTCTACGACATCTGGCAGAACCTCCGGCTGACCCAGACCGCCCCCGTCTCCAACGAGATGGTACTGAACTACATCGGCGAACACGAACTGGGACTGCCGCGGAGTTACTAG